Proteins from a single region of Abyssalbus ytuae:
- a CDS encoding ABC transporter ATP-binding protein, translating into MSLVLEANKVNKYFRKPVLFHVLTDISFNVKKGEFASIMGKSGSGKSTLLYILSTMDTDYEGELYLNNELITGKSHQELSRIRNKNIGFVFQFHYLLSEFSVLENVMLPARKLGELTEKEIEHNAMEILKTLGIDKLAKKKASRISGGEKQRVAIARALINKPSILMGDEPTGNLDSYNSENVFNIFKQLKDEQGLSLLVVTHDMDFAQKTDRIIEMDDGKIIS; encoded by the coding sequence TGTACTAACAGACATTTCTTTTAATGTAAAAAAAGGTGAATTTGCCTCGATTATGGGTAAATCAGGATCAGGAAAATCTACACTGCTCTATATCCTTTCTACTATGGATACCGACTACGAGGGCGAATTGTATTTAAATAACGAACTGATAACCGGAAAGTCACATCAGGAACTATCCCGTATACGAAATAAAAATATAGGCTTTGTATTTCAGTTTCATTATTTGCTGTCTGAATTTTCGGTACTGGAGAATGTAATGTTACCGGCCAGAAAACTTGGAGAGCTTACAGAAAAAGAAATTGAACACAATGCAATGGAAATACTTAAAACCCTGGGTATTGATAAACTGGCTAAAAAGAAAGCTTCCAGAATTTCCGGAGGCGAAAAACAACGTGTAGCAATTGCACGGGCCTTAATTAACAAACCGTCTATACTTATGGGTGACGAACCCACCGGAAATTTGGACAGTTACAATTCCGAAAATGTATTCAATATATTTAAACAGCTAAAAGATGAACAAGGTTTATCTCTTCTGGTAGTTACCCACGATATGGATTTTGCGCAAAAAACCGACAGAATTATTGAAATGGATGACGGAAAAATAATAAGCTAG